A window from Nitrospirota bacterium encodes these proteins:
- a CDS encoding nucleotidyltransferase domain-containing protein — translation MKFHISLLDILNSKTKVKIIKFLLTHEASMSEREIASILKVSHMSVNRMMRELTEFNLVNCVTVGKVHLWRVNRKSYAFRVLSKLIKGVSGIKEPVEDFKDTLLKNLPTTLIKRVVLFGSVAKGLERVNSDIDVFVLVKDEQSKKKLEPKIENLSNACFEAYGNRLAPYILTEQEMKQKKNLKII, via the coding sequence ATGAAGTTTCATATTTCGCTGCTTGATATATTAAATTCAAAAACAAAGGTAAAAATAATAAAATTTCTCCTAACTCATGAGGCTTCTATGAGTGAAAGAGAGATAGCATCTATTTTAAAAGTCTCTCACATGAGTGTAAATAGAATGATGAGAGAACTCACCGAGTTTAATCTCGTGAACTGCGTTACTGTTGGGAAAGTCCATCTGTGGAGAGTAAATCGTAAGAGTTATGCTTTTAGAGTTTTATCTAAATTAATTAAAGGTGTTTCAGGTATTAAAGAGCCTGTAGAGGACTTTAAAGATACACTATTAAAAAATTTACCCACGACTTTAATTAAAAGAGTGGTTTTGTTTGGATCTGTAGCAAAAGGTTTGGAAAGGGTAAACAGTGATATAGATGTCTTTGTCTTGGTTAAAGATGAACAAAGCAAAAAGAAACTGGAGCCTAAAATAGAAAATTTATCAAATGCATGTTTTGAGGCATACGGGAATAGATTAGCTCCGTATATCTTAACGGAACAGGAGATGAAACAAAAGAAAAATTTGAAGATTATCT
- a CDS encoding metallophosphoesterase, with protein MQKDGIFSGKKGIPAVIDRLLSKDCSKEEASSYLEKQGKNAVPTLIEALQKKEENMSSNKHGYIALVLAEIGAKGPIPALISSFPALEISETVVIVDTGDIANWGIVNYRVLERWIDRDPDKVPALHELKTRYGKYLNIINFEHYYAKYYLENYKMTDIIENYKINFVLQAGAYALSKITGEDFGTNREEWQEWWEKNKVKYNMPATDR; from the coding sequence ATGCAGAAGGATGGCATTTTCTCAGGTAAGAAAGGTATCCCGGCTGTAATAGATAGATTACTGTCTAAGGATTGCTCAAAGGAGGAAGCATCTTCATACTTAGAAAAACAGGGCAAAAATGCTGTGCCAACACTCATTGAGGCTCTCCAGAAGAAGGAAGAAAACATGTCATCAAATAAGCATGGATATATTGCCCTTGTATTAGCTGAAATAGGTGCAAAGGGCCCCATACCCGCGTTGATTAGTTCATTTCCAGCCTTAGAGATAAGTGAAACTGTAGTTATTGTTGACACAGGGGATATAGCAAATTGGGGTATAGTTAATTATAGAGTTCTTGAAAGGTGGATTGATAGAGATCCTGATAAGGTTCCTGCACTTCACGAGTTAAAAACGCGGTATGGAAAATATCTTAACATTATTAATTTTGAACACTATTATGCCAAATACTATCTGGAGAACTATAAGATGACTGATATTATTGAAAACTACAAAATAAATTTTGTGCTGCAGGCTGGGGCTTATGCCCTTAGCAAAATCACCGGTGAAGACTTTGGAACTAATAGAGAAGAATGGCAAGAGTGGTGGGAGAAAAATAAAGTAAAATATAATATGCCTGCAACAGACAGATAA
- the metG gene encoding methionine--tRNA ligase — MEKFYVTTPIYYVNDVPHIGHAYTTIAADILARYNRLKGREVFFLTGTDEHGQKVEKSAQERGHTPKTHADLMVGNFRNLWTKLNISNDTFIRTTDSEHIKTVQGLIRILWDNGEIEKRQYSGWYCTPDERFWTEKDLVEGKCPDCGRAVEQIQEENYFFLMSKYQERLIKYIEDNPSYILPDTRRNEVLGFLKNNTLGDLCISRPKSRLAWGIPFSFDKDFVVYVWFDALVNYYSATKYLTPPKGVRSQKSGVGSENLQHPPASPLNKGGIKGGLTLNSDDWWPADHHLVGKDILTTHAVYWSTMLMALKLPLPQNIFAHGWWTVNGKKMSKSFGNVVDPNAMIGKYGADAFRFFLFREVPFGLDGNFSEEALINRINTDLANDLGNLLSRFLTMAEKYFESKIEIPMGDTTEINPFARECINAMHTAIDDENYGHWSHLRFNIILDAIWIIVRAANNHIAQKEPWKLAKSNTEQLKFVMFNLWNAIRLTAVALHPFMPDTTKKIWKQLGLKSLADETRQSFGSEKYPEIFKWEWTPGYEIKVSKAEQLFPRIEVKKEMQREEKASAEPEAEGLNLITIDDFLKVKLKVGKVISAERVKKSNKLIKLQVDTGEMRQVVAGIGNVYAPEDLTGKKVVVVTNLQPAKLMGVESQGMVLAATDSDGVLSILTTEKDVKEGAGIK; from the coding sequence ATGGAGAAGTTTTATGTCACCACCCCGATTTATTATGTTAATGACGTCCCGCATATAGGCCATGCCTATACAACGATTGCAGCCGACATACTTGCACGGTACAACAGGCTTAAAGGCAGGGAGGTTTTTTTCCTTACCGGCACTGACGAGCACGGGCAAAAAGTTGAAAAATCCGCGCAGGAAAGGGGGCACACCCCGAAGACACATGCTGACCTGATGGTTGGGAATTTCAGGAATCTCTGGACAAAATTAAATATATCAAATGATACATTTATCCGCACCACTGATTCTGAACATATTAAGACAGTGCAGGGACTTATCCGGATTTTGTGGGATAACGGAGAGATAGAAAAAAGACAGTACTCGGGATGGTATTGCACGCCGGACGAGCGGTTCTGGACGGAAAAAGACCTTGTTGAGGGGAAATGTCCTGACTGCGGCCGGGCTGTGGAGCAGATACAGGAGGAAAACTATTTTTTCCTGATGTCAAAGTATCAGGAGAGGCTCATTAAATATATTGAAGACAATCCCTCATACATACTTCCGGATACGCGCAGGAATGAGGTGCTCGGCTTTTTAAAGAACAACACCCTCGGAGACCTCTGCATATCAAGGCCCAAATCAAGGCTTGCATGGGGCATTCCGTTTTCTTTTGATAAAGACTTTGTGGTTTACGTCTGGTTTGACGCGCTGGTAAATTACTATTCAGCAACAAAATATCTTACTCCCCCAAAAGGAGTCAGGAGTCAGAAGTCAGGAGTCGGGAGTGAAAATTTACAACACCCCCCTGCCTCCCCCCTTAATAAGGGGGGAATTAAAGGGGGGTTAACTCTCAACTCAGATGACTGGTGGCCTGCGGACCATCACCTTGTCGGAAAAGATATCCTTACAACACATGCGGTTTACTGGTCTACGATGCTCATGGCGCTTAAATTACCTTTGCCTCAGAATATCTTTGCGCACGGCTGGTGGACGGTGAACGGGAAGAAAATGTCAAAGTCTTTCGGCAATGTGGTGGACCCTAATGCAATGATTGGTAAGTATGGCGCGGACGCGTTCAGGTTTTTTCTTTTTCGGGAAGTTCCTTTCGGCCTTGATGGTAATTTCTCAGAAGAGGCTTTGATTAACCGTATCAATACTGACCTTGCAAACGACTTAGGAAATTTATTGAGCAGATTTTTGACAATGGCGGAAAAATATTTTGAGAGTAAAATTGAAATTCCGATGGGAGACACAACCGAGATTAATCCCTTTGCGCGTGAGTGTATAAATGCAATGCATACCGCCATTGATGATGAAAACTACGGCCATTGGTCTCATCTCAGATTCAATATAATACTTGACGCTATCTGGATTATTGTCAGGGCTGCCAATAATCATATAGCACAAAAAGAACCTTGGAAACTTGCCAAAAGCAATACAGAACAATTGAAGTTCGTTATGTTTAATCTATGGAATGCCATTAGGCTTACGGCAGTTGCGCTGCATCCGTTTATGCCTGATACAACAAAAAAAATATGGAAGCAGCTCGGACTTAAGTCATTAGCTGATGAAACCAGACAGAGTTTCGGTTCAGAGAAATATCCTGAAATCTTTAAATGGGAATGGACGCCGGGTTATGAAATAAAAGTTTCAAAGGCAGAACAATTGTTTCCGAGGATAGAGGTGAAAAAAGAAATGCAAAGAGAAGAAAAGGCATCTGCTGAACCAGAAGCAGAAGGATTAAACCTTATCACAATTGATGATTTTTTAAAGGTCAAATTAAAGGTCGGAAAAGTTATTAGTGCAGAGCGGGTGAAAAAATCAAACAAGCTGATTAAGCTTCAGGTAGATACCGGAGAGATGCGTCAGGTAGTGGCGGGAATCGGGAATGTATATGCGCCTGAGGACCTTACCGGGAAAAAGGTTGTGGTGGTTACAAATCTTCAGCCTGCAAAATTAATGGGCGTTGAGTCGCAGGGCATGGTGCTTGCCGCCACTGACAGCGACGGCGTATTATCAATATTAACGACTGAGAAGGATGTGAAGGAGGGGGCGGGGATAAAGTAA